A region from the Kineothrix sp. IPX-CK genome encodes:
- a CDS encoding methyl-accepting chemotaxis protein yields the protein MQVRKEKKEEVKRSKKNVKVNHEKSFHRGILRNLIVGFIIPVGFIMLLGTVSYRLALTTIVHNYKNSATETMSAIGKYFDLTMSTLSEKAKELGNNSQIVSYYTRDPVQAGDSNTMYREIKSDLMAIKTAVPSISGVHIIGEGTAAKTKEISSDANSGQSKVGYRTFVTKPFSTDGELPADTYQTFTQGEEGQIWTAGKKEAWYGEHVYLDELLSKSSDYYAVSYVRKLSKGNGFFIIDLNMDTVRSVLEEMDLGEGSIVSFITPDGREITCNDTDIQVVFKDMECFRRALEGQTDNGYLETEWNNQTQLFVYSKIGTTGAMVCSMIPEQNITGQVQQIKQITIMITIATALLSLIIGLTLALGIGNRINSMVGMSEKASAGNMTVIFQDKKKDELGRLAYALTHMVEQVRQLIRQVTEFGDRVHTIAIEVSDQAEDILEGSRGIAQAVDEIGQGNQSQAADTQRCVTQMELLSSKIEDVTGYISDTMEKTRETDITVAKGMDIVEELRTKGKETTQITRQVMDGMEELGKQSRSIYEVVDFINEIADETNLLSLNASVEAARAGEAGRGFAIVADEIRKLADQSVEAVERIRRIIDGVQRQTENTTTSASQARKIVFAQESALESTIAVFREIQEKVNILTKNMKDITVETKVMEQSRTDTMIAMESISAISQQAAATTQEVNATVAMQTENINSMANKAKELENDIQKLSEAIGYFRI from the coding sequence ATGCAAGTGAGAAAAGAGAAAAAAGAAGAAGTAAAAAGGAGCAAAAAAAACGTCAAAGTAAATCATGAAAAAAGCTTTCACAGAGGAATCTTAAGAAATTTGATTGTTGGATTTATTATTCCGGTTGGATTTATCATGCTGCTGGGAACGGTATCATACAGACTGGCCTTAACAACGATTGTACATAATTACAAAAACTCTGCTACAGAAACAATGAGTGCAATTGGAAAATATTTCGATCTGACGATGAGCACATTGTCTGAAAAAGCAAAGGAACTGGGGAATAATTCTCAGATTGTTTCGTATTATACAAGGGATCCGGTACAAGCCGGAGACAGCAATACCATGTACCGGGAGATTAAATCAGACTTAATGGCTATAAAGACTGCGGTACCATCTATTAGCGGGGTACATATTATTGGAGAAGGAACGGCGGCAAAGACGAAAGAGATTTCCTCGGATGCTAATAGCGGACAGAGTAAGGTTGGTTACCGGACTTTTGTTACCAAACCCTTTTCAACGGACGGGGAACTGCCGGCAGATACCTATCAGACTTTTACACAAGGTGAAGAGGGACAGATATGGACAGCCGGCAAAAAAGAAGCATGGTATGGGGAACATGTCTATCTTGATGAACTTCTTTCAAAATCATCGGATTACTATGCGGTCTCCTATGTACGAAAATTAAGTAAAGGAAACGGATTCTTTATTATTGATCTGAATATGGATACCGTACGTTCTGTCCTGGAAGAAATGGATTTGGGAGAAGGCAGCATCGTCAGCTTTATTACCCCGGACGGAAGAGAGATTACTTGCAATGATACAGATATTCAGGTTGTTTTTAAGGATATGGAGTGTTTCAGGAGGGCTTTGGAGGGCCAGACAGATAATGGCTATCTGGAAACAGAATGGAATAATCAAACTCAGTTGTTTGTTTATTCTAAAATAGGGACAACAGGCGCAATGGTATGCAGTATGATTCCGGAACAAAACATAACCGGCCAGGTGCAGCAGATTAAACAGATTACAATTATGATCACGATTGCAACAGCATTGCTTTCTCTGATTATTGGATTAACGTTAGCACTGGGAATTGGGAATCGTATCAATAGCATGGTAGGAATGTCTGAAAAAGCTTCGGCAGGTAATATGACGGTTATTTTTCAGGATAAGAAAAAGGACGAGCTTGGCAGACTGGCATATGCGCTGACCCATATGGTGGAACAGGTCAGACAGTTGATCCGACAGGTTACTGAATTCGGAGACAGAGTACATACGATTGCAATAGAGGTGTCTGATCAGGCAGAAGATATTCTGGAAGGGTCAAGAGGAATTGCCCAGGCAGTTGATGAAATCGGACAGGGTAATCAGTCACAGGCAGCGGATACACAAAGATGTGTAACGCAGATGGAACTATTGTCTTCAAAGATAGAAGATGTAACGGGGTATATCTCTGATACGATGGAGAAGACCAGAGAAACCGATATAACAGTAGCTAAAGGAATGGATATTGTAGAGGAACTGCGTACGAAAGGAAAAGAGACGACACAGATCACCAGACAGGTAATGGATGGTATGGAAGAGCTTGGTAAACAGTCGCGCAGTATTTATGAAGTCGTAGATTTTATCAATGAAATCGCTGACGAGACCAATCTATTATCACTAAATGCTTCTGTGGAAGCGGCACGTGCCGGAGAGGCAGGCAGAGGTTTTGCTATCGTAGCCGATGAAATCAGAAAGCTTGCAGATCAGTCTGTAGAAGCTGTGGAACGAATCCGAAGAATCATTGACGGAGTACAAAGACAGACGGAAAACACGACAACATCTGCAAGTCAGGCCCGGAAAATTGTGTTCGCACAGGAAAGTGCACTGGAAAGTACGATAGCTGTTTTTAGAGAGATACAGGAAAAAGTTAATATTCTGACAAAAAACATGAAGGATATTACGGTAGAAACGAAAGTAATGGAACAGTCCAGAACAGATACTATGATTGCTATGGAAAGTATCTCGGCCATTTCCCAGCAGGCAGCAGCTACCACACAGGAGGTCAATGCAACGGTAGCAATGCAGACAGAAAACATTAATTCGATGGCGAATAAGGCTAAAGAACTGGAGAACGATATTCAGAAATTGTCGGAAGCAATTGGATATTTCCGGATTTGA
- a CDS encoding NUDIX hydrolase, which yields MTAVKIYDDVDDNLLKFAVIIAKKGKEFIYCKHKDRNTLEVPGGHREKGENIFDTAKRELYEETGAKEFDIRPICIYSVTALDDLEGRESFGMLFYAEVKTFETELHSEIEKNILMSGYPENWTYPNIQPKLMEEAKKRGFI from the coding sequence ATGACAGCTGTAAAAATCTATGATGATGTTGATGATAATCTTTTGAAGTTTGCAGTTATTATTGCAAAGAAAGGCAAAGAATTTATATATTGTAAGCACAAAGATAGAAACACGCTGGAAGTACCCGGAGGTCACAGAGAAAAGGGAGAAAATATCTTCGATACGGCAAAAAGAGAATTATATGAGGAAACAGGCGCTAAAGAGTTTGATATAAGGCCAATTTGCATATATTCAGTAACGGCTCTGGATGATCTTGAAGGACGAGAAAGTTTTGGAATGTTATTTTATGCAGAAGTAAAAACATTTGAAACAGAACTTCATAGTGAAATTGAAAAAAACATATTGATGAGTGGATATCCGGAGAACTGGACTTATCCGAATATACAGCCTAAATTAATGGAAGAGGCGAAAAAGAGAGGTTTTATATAA
- a CDS encoding YwbE family protein, translating into MDGTVRSNVKIGAKVLVVQKQDQRTGKLTEGIVQRLLTNSANHPRGIKVMLEGGIVGRVQKICE; encoded by the coding sequence ATGGATGGAACAGTTAGAAGTAATGTTAAAATAGGTGCAAAAGTGCTTGTAGTACAGAAGCAGGATCAGAGAACAGGAAAACTGACAGAAGGTATCGTACAAAGATTACTTACCAATTCAGCAAATCACCCGAGAGGGATAAAGGTAATGTTAGAAGGCGGTATCGTCGGAAGAGTACAGAAGATTTGTGAATAG
- a CDS encoding LURP-one-related/scramblase family protein, with product MKLLIKQRVFSWTDSYDVYDESGNVRFWVKAELIALGHQLHVYDANRNEIGMIKQKLFTFLPAFEMEIGGVTRGRIQKRFTLFRPKYEIDCNGWSVEGDFLGWDYDVYSGESAIIHISKQLLHFGDTYVIDIDDPADELMGMMLVIAIDAANCIQENS from the coding sequence ATGAAATTACTTATAAAACAACGTGTATTTTCATGGACAGATTCCTATGATGTGTATGATGAAAGCGGCAATGTCAGATTTTGGGTGAAAGCAGAGCTGATAGCGCTGGGGCATCAGCTCCATGTATACGACGCCAACCGGAATGAAATAGGGATGATAAAACAAAAACTGTTTACGTTTCTCCCGGCATTTGAAATGGAGATTGGTGGAGTGACTAGAGGAAGAATCCAGAAACGGTTTACTCTATTCAGACCAAAGTATGAGATCGATTGTAACGGCTGGAGCGTGGAAGGAGATTTCCTCGGGTGGGATTATGATGTGTATTCCGGAGAAAGCGCCATTATACATATTTCTAAGCAATTACTCCATTTTGGTGATACCTATGTGATAGATATAGATGATCCGGCGGATGAATTGATGGGGATGATGCTTGTTATTGCCATTGATGCCGCAAACTGTATACAGGAAAATTCTTAG